A segment of the Streptomyces pactum genome:
TGTCGATGAGCACGACGTCCGAGCCCATCTCCTTGCCCTCCTTGACCGCGTCGAAGGCGACGGAGGCCGGGTCACCGCCCTCCGGGCCGCGCACGGTGTGCGCGCCGACCCGTTCGCCCCAGGTCTGCAACTGGTCGGCGGCGGCGGCACGGAAGGTGTCCGCGGCGCCGAGGACGACACTGCGGCCGTCGGCGACCAGGACGCGGGCGAGCTTGCCGGTGGTGGTGGTCTTGCCGGTGCCGTTGACCCCGACGACCATCACGATGCCGGGCTTGCTGGCGGCGGGCTCGGTCTTGACCTCGCGGTCCATGTCGGGGCCGAGGAGGGTGATCAGTTCCTCGCGCAGCAGGCCGCGCAGCTCCTCGGGCGTGCGGGTGCCGAGCACCTTCACACGCTCGCGCAGCCGTTCGACCAGCTCCTGGGTGGGCTGCACGCCGACGTCGGCGGTGAGCAGCGTGTCCTCGATCTCCTCCCAGGTGTCCTCGTCGAGGTGCTCCCGGGAGAGCAGGGTGAGCAGGCCCTTGCCGAGGGCGTTCTGCGAGCGGGAGAGGCGGGCACGGAGCCGGACCAGACGGCCGGCGGTGGGCTCGGGAACCTCGATCTGCGGGATCTCGAGCTCTTCGACGACGGGCGGCTCCTCGACGGTGGCGGGAGCGGAGCCGCCGTCCGGGAGGTCGACCTCCTCTATCGTCCGGCGCGGTTCGTCGCGCGGCGTCTCGGCCTCGTCGCCGACGTGCGGCTCGGCCGGAGGGGCGGTGATGTCGGGCGCGGCGGGGGGCGGCGGAGGGAGCTGCTTCTTACGGCGACTGCCGATGACCAGCCCGCCGAGCGCACCGATCACGACCACGGCGATGACTACAGCAAGGATGACGATTTCCATAACCCGTCCAGTATCAGTCATGGGCCCCCGGAGACCGCCCTTTGTTACTTCCTCCAAAGGACAAAGGCCCCTGGAAGGAAGGAGTCGGATCAAAGTACGATGGAGGAGGCCACGTCAACGCGCGTAGAGTCCCGACAACCCCTCTTCTCCCACGATCGAGGCACGGACCCCCCACATGAGCAAGACCGCCGAGACCGAAGGCGCCCTGGAAACCCGTGGCATCGAGCAGGTGCCCGACGCCGAGCGCACCGCCCGTACCCGCGAGCTCTTTCCGACCTGGGTCGGCGCCAACATCAGCGTGCTGCTGCTCACGATGGGCGCGAGCCTCGTCGTGGCGTACCGGCTCAACTTCTGGCAGGCCCTCGTCGTCGCGGCCGCCGCGCCGGTCGTGTCGTACGGCCTGGTCGGGCTGATCGGCATCGCCGGCAAGCGCGGTGGTGCCCCCGGGATGGCGCTGTCCCGGGCGGTCTTCGGCCAGCGGGGCAATCTGCTGCCCGGTTCGCTGATCTGGATCGCCCGCTGGGGCTGGGAGACGATCAACGCGGTGACCGGCGCCTACGCCCTGCTCACCGTGCTGGACATCGTGTTCGGCATCCGCGCCAACGGCGTGCTGGACATGGTCACGCTGCTCGCCTTCGTCGTGGCGACCTTCGCGATCTCCGGGCTGGGCATCAACGCCGTGCAGAAGTGCAACAAGTACGCGGCCTATCTCTTCGCCGCCTTCTCGGTGCTGGTTCTCGGCTACCTGGTCGTCGACACCGACTGGTCCGCGGTGTTCGACCGGTCCGCCGGCTCGGTGGCCGCG
Coding sequences within it:
- the ftsY gene encoding signal recognition particle-docking protein FtsY, yielding MEIVILAVVIAVVVIGALGGLVIGSRRKKQLPPPPPAAPDITAPPAEPHVGDEAETPRDEPRRTIEEVDLPDGGSAPATVEEPPVVEELEIPQIEVPEPTAGRLVRLRARLSRSQNALGKGLLTLLSREHLDEDTWEEIEDTLLTADVGVQPTQELVERLRERVKVLGTRTPEELRGLLREELITLLGPDMDREVKTEPAASKPGIVMVVGVNGTGKTTTTGKLARVLVADGRSVVLGAADTFRAAAADQLQTWGERVGAHTVRGPEGGDPASVAFDAVKEGKEMGSDVVLIDTAGRLHTKTGLMDELGKVKRVVEKHAPLDEVLLVLDATTGQNGLIQARVFAEVVDITGIVLTKLDGTAKGGIVVAVQRELGVPVKLIGLGEGADDLAPFEPAAFVDALIGE